In Peromyscus maniculatus bairdii isolate BWxNUB_F1_BW_parent chromosome 21, HU_Pman_BW_mat_3.1, whole genome shotgun sequence, one DNA window encodes the following:
- the Daxx gene encoding death domain-associated protein 6 isoform X2 yields the protein MAAADSIIVLDDDDEDEPAAQPGPSHPPSDPVSPGPEASGPSESHGDGRNSHSGGRKCYKLENERLFEEFLELCKMQTSDHPEVVPFLHKLQQRAQSLFLASAEFCNILSRVLSRARNRPAKLYVYINELCTVLKAHSNKKKLNLAPVSSTPSEPSGENPPADPSSDLTNAETTAPEASRTRGSRRQIQRLEQLLALYVAEIRRLQEKELDLSELDDPDSTYLQEARLKRKLIRLFGRLCELKDCCSLTGRVIEQRIPYRGTRYPEVNRRIERLINKPGPDTFPDYGDVLRAVERAATRHSLGLPRQQLQLMAQDAFRDVGVRLQERRHLDLIYNFGCHLTDDYRPGIDPALSDPTLARRLRENRTLAMSRLDEVISKYAMMQDKSEEGERQKRRARLLGTNPSGSPKASLDSGEGPSGMASQECPTTSKAESDDDDDDEEEESEEEEEEEEDEEEVTEDEDEDLEQLQEDQGGDEEEEEEEGGDDEGDKSPKSPSHTPTRRNSEPVKGSPGEQQDRGLTGTPASPLAGLPDAPSTAVESSGGQLQGPLLGDESPRSQLSELEMEAVPEGTTPSPEERDISSSRKQSEDALPTILENGADVVTSTSFNGRVSCHTWRDSSPPYKRSRKEKQLGSGPLENSYTEKLAAQQGNGKKMSVATQCDPEEIIVLSDSD from the exons ATGGCCGCCGCTGACAGCATCATTGTGCTGGATGATGACGATGAGGATGAACCAGCTGCTCAGCCAGGGCCCTCCCACCCGCCCTCCGATCCTGTCTCGCCAGGGCCAGAAGCCTCTGGTCCCTCTGAGTCCCACGGGGATGGAAGAAACAGTCACTCAGGTGGCAGGAAGTGCTACAAGTTGGAGAATGAGAGGCTGTTTGAAGAG TTCCTTGAACTGTGTAAGATGCAGACGTCGGACCACCCTGAGGTCGTTCCATTCCTCCACAAACTGCAGCAGCGTGCCCAGTCTCTGTTCCTGGCCTCAGCGGAGTTCTGCAACATTCTGTCCCGGGTTCTGTCTCGGGCTCGGAACCGGCCGGCTAAGCTCTATGTCTACATTAATGAGCTCTGCACTGTCCTTAAAGCCCATTCAAATAAGAAGAAGCTGAACTTGGCTCCTGTATCCTCAACGCCCAGTGAACCCTCCGGTGAGAACCCTCCCGCCGACCCCTCCTCTGACCTTACAAATGCTGAAACCACTGCCCCTGAGGCTTCAAGGACCCGTGGTTCCCGGAGGCAGATCCAGCGCTTGGAGCAGCTGCTGGCGCTCTATGTCGCAGAGATCCGGCGGCTGCAGGAGAAGGAACTGGATCTGTCGGAACTGGATGACCCCGACTCCACATACCTGCAGGAGGCCCGCTTGAAGCGGAAGCTGATCCGCCTCTTCGGGCGGCTGTGTGAGCTAAAGGACTGCTGTTCTCTGACCGGCCGGGTCATAGAGCAGCGAATCCCCTACCGCGGCACCCGCTACCCCGAGGTCAACAGGCGCATCGAGCGGCTTATTAACAAGCCAGGGCCCGATACCTTTCCTGACTACGGAGATGTGCTGAGGGCGGTGGAGAGGGCAGCCACCCGGCACAGCCTCGGCCTTCCCCGGCAGCAGCTCCAGCTCATGGCTCAAGATGCCTTCCGGGATGTGGGTGTCAGGCTACAGGAAAGGCGCCACCTTGATCTCATCTACAACTTTGGCTGCCATCTCACAGATGACTACAGGCCAG GCATTGACCCTGCACTGTCAGATCCCACGCTGGCTCGCCGCCTTCGGGAGAATCGGACCTTGGCCATGAGCCGCCTGGATGAGGTCATCTCCAAATATGCAATGATGCAGGACAAGAGCGAGGAGggggagaggcagaagaggagagcTCGGCTCCTGGGCACCAATCCCTCAGGTTCCCCTAAAGCCTCCTTGGATTCTGGTGAG GGTCCTAGTGGAATGGCTTCCCAGGAGTGCCCTACTACCTCCAAAGCTGagtctgatgatgatgatgatgatgaagaagaagaaagtgaggaggaggaggaggaagaagaggatgaagaagaggtcactgaagatgaggatgaggatcTAGAACAGTTGCAGGAAGATCAGGGGGgtgatgaagaagaggaggaggaagaaggaggag atGATGAAGGAGATAAGAGCCCCAAGTCCCCATCACACACCCCCACTAGGAGGAACTCAGAACCTGTAAAAGGGTCTCCGGGGGAGCAGCAAGACAGAGGACTGACGGGGACACCAGCGTCACCGCTGGCAGGACTCCCAGACGCTCCCAGCACAGCTGTGGAGAGCAGTGGAGGACAGCTCCAAGGGCCACTCCTGGGAGACGAGAGCCCTAGGTCCCAGCTCTCTGAGCTAGAGATGGAGGCCGTGCCCGAGGGTACCACCCCATCCCCTGAGGAAAGGGACATTTCCTCTTCCAGGAAACAGTCAGAAGATGCCCTCCCCACCATCTTGGAAAATGGGGCCGATGTGGTTACCTCTACATCCTTCAATGGGCGTGTCTCTTGTCACACTTGGCGAGATTCCAGTCCCCCGTACAAGAGATCGAGGAAGGAAAAGCAGCTGGGGTCTGGACCACTAGAAAACAG ctacacagagaagctggcGGCTCAACAGGGGAATGGGAAGAAG ATGAGTGTGGCCACACAGTGTGATCCCGAAGAGATCATCGTGCTGTCAGACTCGGACTAG
- the Smim40 gene encoding small integral membrane protein 40, producing MAEEGGSVEEGDVFLAFAQGPTPPRGPVRRALDKIFLTFLVLFLTLLMLEAAYKLLWPLPWATFRDWLLKTPKEEEALEL from the coding sequence ATGGCAGAGGAAGGGGGCAGTGTGGAGGAGGGGGATGTGTTCCTAGCATTTGCCCAGGGTCCCACTCCTCCTCGGGGGCCCGTGCGGCGCGCTTTGGACAAGATCTTCCTCACCTTCTTGGTCCTCTTCCTGACACTGCTCATGCTGGAGGCTGCTTACAAACTGCTGTGGCCCCTGCCATGGGCTACATTTCGGGACTGGCTCCTGAAGACACCCAAGGAGGAAGAGGCGCTGGAACTCTGA
- the Daxx gene encoding death domain-associated protein 6 isoform X1, with amino-acid sequence MAAADSIIVLDDDDEDEPAAQPGPSHPPSDPVSPGPEASGPSESHGDGRNSHSGGRKCYKLENERLFEEFLELCKMQTSDHPEVVPFLHKLQQRAQSLFLASAEFCNILSRVLSRARNRPAKLYVYINELCTVLKAHSNKKKLNLAPVSSTPSEPSGENPPADPSSDLTNAETTAPEASRTRGSRRQIQRLEQLLALYVAEIRRLQEKELDLSELDDPDSTYLQEARLKRKLIRLFGRLCELKDCCSLTGRVIEQRIPYRGTRYPEVNRRIERLINKPGPDTFPDYGDVLRAVERAATRHSLGLPRQQLQLMAQDAFRDVGVRLQERRHLDLIYNFGCHLTDDYRPGIDPALSDPTLARRLRENRTLAMSRLDEVISKYAMMQDKSEEGERQKRRARLLGTNPSGSPKASLDSGEGPSGMASQECPTTSKAESDDDDDDEEEESEEEEEEEEDEEEVTEDEDEDLEQLQEDQGGDEEEEEEEGGDDEGDKSPKSPSHTPTRRNSEPVKGSPGEQQDRGLTGTPASPLAGLPDAPSTAVESSGGQLQGPLLGDESPRSQLSELEMEAVPEGTTPSPEERDISSSRKQSEDALPTILENGADVVTSTSFNGRVSCHTWRDSSPPYKRSRKEKQLGSGPLENSYTEKLAAQQGNGKKVWTPPTRSSPLASMAPVADSSTRVDSPSHGLVTSSLCSPCPSLISQTPQTQSPRPCIYKMSVATQCDPEEIIVLSDSD; translated from the exons ATGGCCGCCGCTGACAGCATCATTGTGCTGGATGATGACGATGAGGATGAACCAGCTGCTCAGCCAGGGCCCTCCCACCCGCCCTCCGATCCTGTCTCGCCAGGGCCAGAAGCCTCTGGTCCCTCTGAGTCCCACGGGGATGGAAGAAACAGTCACTCAGGTGGCAGGAAGTGCTACAAGTTGGAGAATGAGAGGCTGTTTGAAGAG TTCCTTGAACTGTGTAAGATGCAGACGTCGGACCACCCTGAGGTCGTTCCATTCCTCCACAAACTGCAGCAGCGTGCCCAGTCTCTGTTCCTGGCCTCAGCGGAGTTCTGCAACATTCTGTCCCGGGTTCTGTCTCGGGCTCGGAACCGGCCGGCTAAGCTCTATGTCTACATTAATGAGCTCTGCACTGTCCTTAAAGCCCATTCAAATAAGAAGAAGCTGAACTTGGCTCCTGTATCCTCAACGCCCAGTGAACCCTCCGGTGAGAACCCTCCCGCCGACCCCTCCTCTGACCTTACAAATGCTGAAACCACTGCCCCTGAGGCTTCAAGGACCCGTGGTTCCCGGAGGCAGATCCAGCGCTTGGAGCAGCTGCTGGCGCTCTATGTCGCAGAGATCCGGCGGCTGCAGGAGAAGGAACTGGATCTGTCGGAACTGGATGACCCCGACTCCACATACCTGCAGGAGGCCCGCTTGAAGCGGAAGCTGATCCGCCTCTTCGGGCGGCTGTGTGAGCTAAAGGACTGCTGTTCTCTGACCGGCCGGGTCATAGAGCAGCGAATCCCCTACCGCGGCACCCGCTACCCCGAGGTCAACAGGCGCATCGAGCGGCTTATTAACAAGCCAGGGCCCGATACCTTTCCTGACTACGGAGATGTGCTGAGGGCGGTGGAGAGGGCAGCCACCCGGCACAGCCTCGGCCTTCCCCGGCAGCAGCTCCAGCTCATGGCTCAAGATGCCTTCCGGGATGTGGGTGTCAGGCTACAGGAAAGGCGCCACCTTGATCTCATCTACAACTTTGGCTGCCATCTCACAGATGACTACAGGCCAG GCATTGACCCTGCACTGTCAGATCCCACGCTGGCTCGCCGCCTTCGGGAGAATCGGACCTTGGCCATGAGCCGCCTGGATGAGGTCATCTCCAAATATGCAATGATGCAGGACAAGAGCGAGGAGggggagaggcagaagaggagagcTCGGCTCCTGGGCACCAATCCCTCAGGTTCCCCTAAAGCCTCCTTGGATTCTGGTGAG GGTCCTAGTGGAATGGCTTCCCAGGAGTGCCCTACTACCTCCAAAGCTGagtctgatgatgatgatgatgatgaagaagaagaaagtgaggaggaggaggaggaagaagaggatgaagaagaggtcactgaagatgaggatgaggatcTAGAACAGTTGCAGGAAGATCAGGGGGgtgatgaagaagaggaggaggaagaaggaggag atGATGAAGGAGATAAGAGCCCCAAGTCCCCATCACACACCCCCACTAGGAGGAACTCAGAACCTGTAAAAGGGTCTCCGGGGGAGCAGCAAGACAGAGGACTGACGGGGACACCAGCGTCACCGCTGGCAGGACTCCCAGACGCTCCCAGCACAGCTGTGGAGAGCAGTGGAGGACAGCTCCAAGGGCCACTCCTGGGAGACGAGAGCCCTAGGTCCCAGCTCTCTGAGCTAGAGATGGAGGCCGTGCCCGAGGGTACCACCCCATCCCCTGAGGAAAGGGACATTTCCTCTTCCAGGAAACAGTCAGAAGATGCCCTCCCCACCATCTTGGAAAATGGGGCCGATGTGGTTACCTCTACATCCTTCAATGGGCGTGTCTCTTGTCACACTTGGCGAGATTCCAGTCCCCCGTACAAGAGATCGAGGAAGGAAAAGCAGCTGGGGTCTGGACCACTAGAAAACAG ctacacagagaagctggcGGCTCAACAGGGGAATGGGAAGAAGGTATGGACCCCGCCTACCCGGTCTTCCCCCTTGgcctccatggctcctgttgctgATTCCTCCACAAGGGTGGACTCTCCCAGCCATGGCCTGGTGACCAGCTCCCTGTGCAGCCCTTGTCCATCCCTGATATCCCAGACTCCCCAAACTCAGTCTCCCCGGCCTTGTATTTATAAG ATGAGTGTGGCCACACAGTGTGATCCCGAAGAGATCATCGTGCTGTCAGACTCGGACTAG